In Streptomyces sp. NBC_00483, a single window of DNA contains:
- a CDS encoding carbohydrate ABC transporter permease yields the protein MTITTSRPAATAGRTPSPVKPGGGRKGGQGSTILALPALVWYLLFMVGPMVAIFVIAALHWPGMLQPVSFAGLDNFRTVFADPAFWAAVRNTAVQLVIALPVMIVCAYMIGYYVAQRPPGHRVIRYLLFVPGLISTPAKAMVFYAALSPDGLLNGALSGLGLDSLTDAWLASPSTALYCLIAMDIWAGIGFTAVLFAARLSSVPEDLGEAAQLDGAGHWRTMWRIHFPVVRDYVGVVTMLQLLWTLFGSAQNVLLLTQGGPGTSSTTLSFLVYQKAFIEADLGYSQAVGVILFLSGLVGLLTIRRVFRATH from the coding sequence ATGACGATCACCACGTCTCGGCCCGCCGCCACCGCGGGCCGGACCCCCTCCCCCGTAAAGCCCGGCGGCGGCCGCAAGGGCGGCCAGGGCAGCACGATCCTCGCGCTGCCCGCGCTCGTCTGGTACCTGCTGTTCATGGTCGGCCCGATGGTCGCGATCTTCGTGATCGCGGCCCTGCACTGGCCGGGCATGCTCCAGCCGGTGTCCTTCGCCGGCCTCGACAACTTCCGTACCGTTTTCGCCGATCCGGCCTTCTGGGCCGCCGTGCGCAACACCGCGGTCCAGCTCGTGATCGCGCTGCCGGTGATGATCGTGTGCGCGTACATGATCGGCTACTACGTGGCGCAGCGGCCGCCGGGCCATCGCGTCATCCGGTATCTGCTGTTCGTGCCCGGTCTGATCTCGACGCCGGCGAAGGCGATGGTCTTCTACGCCGCCCTCTCCCCCGACGGCCTGCTCAACGGCGCCCTGTCGGGGCTCGGCCTCGACTCGCTCACCGACGCCTGGCTGGCCAGCCCCTCGACGGCCCTGTACTGCCTGATCGCCATGGACATCTGGGCGGGCATCGGTTTCACCGCCGTGCTGTTCGCGGCGCGCCTGTCCAGCGTGCCCGAAGACCTCGGTGAGGCCGCGCAGTTGGACGGGGCGGGGCACTGGCGGACGATGTGGCGCATCCACTTCCCGGTCGTGCGGGACTACGTGGGTGTGGTGACGATGCTGCAGCTGCTGTGGACGCTGTTCGGCTCGGCGCAGAATGTGCTGCTGCTCACCCAGGGCGGCCCGGGCACCTCGTCGACGACGCTGTCCTTCCTCGTCTACCAGAAGGCGTTCATCGAGGCGGACCTCGGATACAGCCAGGCCGTGGGCGTGATCCTGTTCCTCTCCGGGCTCGTGGGCCTGCTGACCATCCGCCGTGTCTTCCGCGCCACCCACTGA
- a CDS encoding LacI family DNA-binding transcriptional regulator — MRTQPSGKRPTIKDVAAEAGVSPAAVSKVFNGTGRISEPTRQRVQDAAARLGWSPNAAASALRRSRSHTIALVVRRPSDVLGTDPHFSELINGLESELAPRGYGLLLHLVADVAEEGRLYERLAAEGRVDGAVLTESRIDDPRPAQLRRLGLPFVLLGGPDGVMLSHQETGVTEAVEHLLALGHRRIGYVSGPPELVHSRFRQGVFTDALARSGLAPAAVIPTDFGAEAAIAATERLLALSPRPTAIVYANDSMAMCGIGAAQRAGLSVPGDVSVIGYDDLPLGRWLHPRLTTVDQRVTVVGAAAARALLAEVGEEGVPAPELTEHPRLVVRESTGPAGS, encoded by the coding sequence GTGCGGACGCAGCCGTCGGGCAAGCGCCCGACCATCAAGGACGTGGCGGCCGAGGCCGGGGTGTCACCGGCCGCGGTGTCGAAGGTGTTCAACGGTACGGGGCGGATCTCCGAACCCACCCGGCAGCGCGTGCAGGACGCCGCGGCCCGCCTCGGCTGGTCGCCGAACGCGGCGGCGAGCGCCCTGCGCCGCTCCCGCAGCCACACCATCGCCCTCGTGGTGCGCCGCCCCAGCGATGTCCTGGGCACGGACCCGCACTTCAGCGAGCTGATCAACGGCCTGGAGAGCGAGCTGGCGCCGCGCGGCTACGGTCTGCTGCTTCACCTGGTCGCGGATGTCGCCGAGGAGGGCCGGCTGTACGAGCGGCTCGCCGCCGAGGGTCGGGTGGACGGTGCGGTGCTCACGGAGAGCCGGATCGACGACCCGCGTCCGGCCCAACTTCGGCGCCTCGGCCTGCCGTTCGTGCTGCTCGGCGGCCCGGACGGGGTGATGCTCAGCCACCAGGAGACCGGTGTCACGGAGGCCGTTGAGCATCTGCTCGCCCTCGGCCACCGGAGGATCGGCTACGTGTCCGGTCCGCCGGAGCTGGTCCACTCCCGTTTCCGGCAGGGCGTGTTCACCGATGCCCTCGCCCGGTCCGGGCTCGCCCCGGCCGCCGTGATCCCCACGGACTTCGGCGCCGAGGCCGCGATCGCCGCCACGGAGCGGCTCCTCGCCCTCTCCCCCCGCCCCACCGCGATCGTCTACGCCAACGACTCGATGGCGATGTGCGGCATCGGCGCCGCCCAGCGCGCGGGCCTCTCGGTCCCGGGCGATGTGTCCGTCATCGGCTACGACGACCTGCCGCTCGGCCGCTGGCTGCACCCACGGCTCACCACCGTCGACCAGCGGGTGACCGTGGTGGGCGCGGCGGCCGCGCGGGCGCTGCTCGCGGAGGTCGGCGAGGAGGGTGTGCCCGCGCCCGAACTGACCGAACACCCACGGCTCGTCGTACGGGAGTCGACGGGGCCGGCAGGTTCGTAG
- a CDS encoding ABC transporter substrate-binding protein yields the protein MRSPMNRRGFMALGAGLAAAPALSACSAFSAYGSDPDTLVIHSQMGGNAPGSPTFRAVVNQFRKENPDITVKNLINGDDLGQVYETSRLARAEADVVMVNLYDKTLSWTEVGATVPVGGYLDDWGLRERIIPKAVTEWTDTEGRLRAFPYIGTNWPIAFNHALLERAGVDTPPATSDELVAAARKLRGKGITPFTVGGNDWTGQKLLAQIIQTFLTPAEARHLYRTGDFSGSRGAQEGIGYFVDLRDAGVFADKAQGLTSDAMTTQFNTGHAAMQSAMSSALASVPDNVVKTTSVGGFPLADGAAQKKPTILRTYTVSGFWVSPNGVKKIETVERFIRFMYRPEVVDRFVTEGGRDMSVVTDALSTDFPLVAKAQQLGDSVGQVVLPDQYIPAAAAQPLIQATSTAFTPGTSARAIRTALESAYRSA from the coding sequence TTGCGCTCCCCGATGAATCGACGCGGCTTCATGGCTCTGGGTGCGGGCCTTGCGGCGGCGCCCGCGCTCAGTGCGTGCAGTGCGTTCTCCGCCTATGGCTCGGACCCCGACACCCTGGTGATCCACAGCCAGATGGGCGGGAACGCGCCCGGTTCCCCCACGTTCCGCGCGGTCGTGAACCAGTTCCGCAAGGAAAACCCGGACATCACCGTGAAGAACCTGATCAACGGCGATGACCTCGGGCAGGTCTACGAGACCTCGCGGCTCGCGCGCGCCGAGGCCGATGTCGTGATGGTCAACCTCTACGACAAGACGCTGTCGTGGACCGAGGTCGGCGCCACCGTTCCGGTCGGCGGCTATCTCGACGACTGGGGGCTGCGCGAGCGGATCATCCCGAAGGCCGTCACCGAGTGGACCGACACCGAGGGCAGGCTGCGCGCCTTCCCGTACATCGGGACGAACTGGCCGATCGCCTTCAACCACGCACTCCTTGAGCGCGCCGGGGTCGACACCCCGCCGGCCACATCCGACGAACTCGTCGCCGCCGCACGGAAGTTGCGCGGCAAGGGCATCACACCGTTCACGGTGGGCGGCAACGACTGGACGGGGCAGAAGCTGCTCGCCCAGATCATCCAGACGTTCCTGACACCGGCCGAGGCCCGACACCTGTACCGCACGGGCGACTTCAGCGGCTCCCGCGGCGCACAGGAAGGCATCGGGTACTTCGTGGATCTGCGCGACGCCGGGGTGTTCGCCGACAAGGCGCAGGGGCTCACATCGGACGCGATGACGACGCAGTTCAACACCGGGCACGCGGCCATGCAGTCGGCGATGTCCTCGGCTCTCGCCAGCGTCCCGGACAACGTTGTCAAGACCACGTCGGTCGGCGGCTTCCCGCTCGCGGACGGCGCCGCTCAGAAGAAGCCGACCATCCTGCGCACGTACACCGTCTCCGGCTTCTGGGTCAGCCCGAACGGGGTGAAGAAGATCGAGACGGTCGAGCGGTTCATCCGCTTCATGTACCGGCCCGAGGTCGTGGACCGGTTCGTCACCGAGGGCGGCCGCGACATGTCGGTGGTCACCGACGCGCTCAGCACGGACTTCCCGCTGGTGGCGAAGGCGCAGCAACTCGGCGACTCCGTCGGCCAGGTAGTGCTGCCGGACCAGTACATCCCGGCCGCCGCGGCGCAGCCCTTGATCCAGGCGACGTCGACCGCCTTCACTCCCGGTACCTCCGCGCGCGCCATCCGTACGGCGCTGGAATCCGCGTACCGCTCCGCCTGA
- a CDS encoding MFS transporter, which produces MTSHPVTDTEVTTPSGTTPPPRPRGRGKNVRWGIAVLCFGGLAVNYLDRSTLSVALPTMSKDLHIGPETQGFVLSAFFLTYAICQLPAGALLDKYGVKRVFALGAIWWSVATIGMGLVRGVGSLVGARMLLGAGEAAGYPAPAKAVSRWFPRHERTFANSVWDNGARVGTAIALPLVTMLVSVFHWRVAFVACGLLGFLWIIGWWRLYHEPADHPKLTAEEREYIEAGGARIEETPAEKDDAPKVRWRDLFRYRTVWGMMLGFFCLNYVIYFFITWFPSYLVDERGFDLLSLGFFGTVPGLVAIVGSLLGGYTADRLLRKGWSTTKVRKTCLISGTLCSSVIALAVVVPTASGALALLSLSYASLTFATASVASLPADVAPTAGHVASLAGIQNFASNVAGALGPIVTGFLLASSGGSYLVPLLVSGALSIVGALTYAFVIKRVEPLPVRA; this is translated from the coding sequence ATGACCAGCCACCCCGTCACCGACACCGAGGTGACGACGCCGTCCGGCACGACCCCGCCGCCCCGGCCCCGCGGCCGCGGCAAGAACGTCCGCTGGGGCATCGCCGTGCTCTGTTTCGGCGGCCTCGCGGTCAACTACCTCGACCGCTCCACGCTCAGCGTCGCGCTGCCCACCATGTCCAAGGACCTGCACATAGGCCCCGAGACCCAGGGCTTCGTCCTCAGCGCGTTCTTCCTGACGTACGCGATCTGCCAGCTGCCCGCCGGCGCGCTTCTCGACAAGTACGGCGTGAAGCGGGTCTTCGCGCTCGGCGCGATCTGGTGGTCGGTGGCCACCATCGGCATGGGCCTGGTGCGCGGGGTCGGCTCGCTCGTCGGGGCGCGGATGCTGCTCGGCGCGGGCGAGGCCGCCGGCTACCCGGCGCCCGCGAAGGCCGTCTCGCGCTGGTTCCCGCGGCACGAGCGCACCTTCGCCAACAGCGTGTGGGACAACGGCGCCCGCGTCGGCACCGCCATCGCCCTGCCGCTCGTCACGATGCTGGTCTCCGTCTTCCACTGGCGGGTCGCCTTCGTCGCCTGCGGACTGCTCGGCTTCCTGTGGATCATCGGCTGGTGGCGGCTGTACCACGAGCCCGCCGACCACCCGAAGCTCACCGCCGAGGAGCGCGAGTACATCGAGGCCGGCGGCGCCCGCATCGAGGAGACACCGGCCGAGAAGGACGACGCGCCCAAGGTGCGCTGGCGTGACCTGTTCCGGTACCGGACGGTCTGGGGCATGATGCTCGGCTTCTTCTGCCTCAACTACGTCATCTACTTTTTCATCACCTGGTTCCCCAGCTACCTCGTCGACGAGCGTGGCTTCGACCTCCTCTCGCTCGGCTTCTTCGGCACCGTCCCCGGCCTCGTCGCCATCGTGGGCTCGCTGCTCGGCGGCTACACGGCCGACCGGCTGCTGCGCAAGGGCTGGTCCACCACCAAGGTCCGCAAGACCTGCCTGATCTCCGGCACCCTGTGCTCGTCCGTCATCGCGCTCGCCGTCGTCGTGCCGACCGCGTCCGGCGCGCTCGCGCTGCTCTCCCTCAGCTACGCCTCGCTGACCTTCGCCACCGCGTCCGTGGCCTCGCTGCCCGCCGATGTCGCGCCCACCGCGGGCCATGTCGCCTCCCTCGCCGGCATCCAGAACTTCGCCTCGAACGTCGCGGGCGCCCTCGGCCCGATCGTCACCGGCTTCCTGCTGGCGTCCTCCGGCGGCTCGTACCTGGTGCCGCTGCTCGTCTCCGGCGCCCTGTCCATCGTCGGCGCGCTGACCTACGCGTTCGTCATCAAGCGCGTCGAACCGCTGCCGGTGCGGGCCTGA
- a CDS encoding RNA polymerase sigma-70 factor has product MSDDDAVDRATETFVAHRNLLFTVAYEMLGSAADAEDVLQETWLRWVEVDLDQVRDQRAYLVRITTRQALNRLRTMSRRKESYVGPWLPEPLLTTPDVAQDVELAESVSMAVMLVLETLSPTERVVFVLREVFDVGYDDVAAAVGKTPAAVRQIAHRARRHVDARRPRAVVSQRRARAAVESFLRALEGGDLQGLLDVLAPDVVYMGDGGGVKHAALRPIVGADKVARLLAGGLGRNTIPVAFGPATVNGGAGLTIHLDGELDSVVAVHVEADRITGIYVVRNPEKLSRTASETPLTLR; this is encoded by the coding sequence ATGAGTGATGACGACGCAGTCGACCGGGCGACCGAGACGTTCGTGGCCCACCGCAATCTGCTCTTCACCGTCGCGTACGAGATGCTCGGCTCAGCGGCCGACGCGGAGGACGTCCTGCAGGAGACCTGGCTCCGGTGGGTCGAGGTCGACCTCGACCAAGTACGCGACCAGCGTGCGTACTTGGTGCGGATCACGACCCGTCAGGCGCTCAACCGGCTGCGCACGATGTCACGGCGCAAGGAGTCGTACGTGGGCCCGTGGCTGCCGGAGCCGCTGCTGACCACGCCGGACGTGGCCCAGGACGTCGAACTCGCCGAGAGTGTGTCGATGGCGGTGATGCTGGTCCTGGAGACGTTGTCGCCGACCGAGCGCGTCGTCTTCGTGCTGCGCGAGGTCTTCGACGTCGGATACGACGACGTCGCGGCGGCGGTGGGCAAGACCCCGGCGGCCGTCCGCCAGATCGCGCACCGGGCCCGCCGTCATGTGGACGCCCGGCGGCCGCGCGCCGTGGTGTCCCAGCGCAGGGCACGGGCTGCCGTGGAGTCGTTCCTGCGGGCGCTGGAGGGCGGGGACCTTCAGGGCCTGCTCGATGTGCTCGCGCCCGATGTCGTCTACATGGGCGACGGCGGCGGCGTGAAGCACGCCGCGCTGCGGCCGATCGTCGGCGCCGACAAGGTGGCCCGGCTCCTGGCCGGCGGCCTCGGCAGGAACACGATCCCGGTCGCGTTCGGTCCGGCGACGGTCAACGGCGGGGCGGGGCTGACGATCCACCTGGACGGCGAACTGGACAGCGTCGTCGCGGTCCACGTCGAGGCCGACCGCATCACCGGCATCTACGTCGTCCGCAACCCCGAGAAGCTGTCCCGCACCGCGTCCGAGACCCCGCTCACCCTGCGATGA
- a CDS encoding NAD(P)/FAD-dependent oxidoreductase has product MVENTDVVVLGGGYAGVMAANRLTQRDDVTVTLINPRPTFVHRVRLHQLVGGTDAAVVDYREVLAEGIRLVVDSATRIDAAGRGVELAGGSAVRYDHLVYAVGSGSADPQVPGAAEFAHPIAALEDARRLLPVLDAAPASAPVTVVGAGPTGIETAAELAEQGRDVTLVCGGLLGPYLHRRGRRSVAGRLAALGVKVVAGPGTKVAAVTCDVVRLADGRELPSAVTIWTAGFGVPDLAARSGLSVDALGRLLTDETLTSVDDDRIVAAGDSAAPSGLPLRMSCQTAMPLGARAADTVLSRLAGERPETLNQSFGAQCISLGRGAGVFQFGNRSDVAVWFHIGGRLGAKMKEGVCKGIVKHLADEAHKPGGYGLHRMKGGAGRREALESMRAAAPVAERVS; this is encoded by the coding sequence ATGGTTGAGAACACCGACGTGGTGGTGCTCGGCGGCGGATACGCCGGCGTCATGGCGGCCAATCGCCTCACGCAGCGCGACGACGTGACCGTGACGCTGATCAACCCGCGCCCCACCTTCGTCCACCGGGTCCGGCTGCACCAGCTGGTGGGCGGGACAGACGCCGCTGTCGTCGACTACCGCGAGGTCCTGGCGGAGGGGATTCGGCTGGTGGTCGACAGCGCGACCCGGATCGACGCGGCGGGGCGCGGTGTCGAACTGGCGGGCGGCAGCGCGGTCCGCTACGACCACCTGGTCTACGCCGTGGGCAGCGGCAGCGCCGACCCGCAGGTGCCGGGGGCGGCCGAGTTCGCCCACCCGATCGCCGCCCTGGAGGACGCGCGGCGGCTGCTGCCCGTCCTCGACGCCGCGCCCGCGTCGGCCCCGGTGACGGTCGTCGGTGCCGGCCCGACAGGCATCGAGACCGCCGCCGAACTGGCGGAGCAGGGCCGCGACGTGACCCTGGTCTGCGGCGGGCTGCTCGGTCCGTATCTGCACCGTCGGGGGCGGCGGTCGGTGGCCGGGCGGCTGGCGGCGCTCGGGGTGAAGGTCGTGGCAGGTCCTGGCACGAAGGTGGCGGCGGTGACATGTGACGTGGTGCGTCTCGCCGACGGCCGGGAGCTGCCGAGCGCCGTGACCATCTGGACCGCGGGCTTCGGCGTGCCGGACCTGGCCGCCCGCAGCGGGCTGAGCGTCGATGCCCTGGGGCGGCTGCTCACGGACGAGACGTTGACGAGCGTGGACGACGACCGCATCGTCGCGGCCGGGGACTCGGCGGCGCCGTCGGGACTGCCGTTGCGGATGAGCTGCCAGACGGCGATGCCGCTGGGCGCGCGGGCCGCCGACACGGTGCTCAGCAGGTTGGCGGGTGAGCGGCCCGAGACCCTCAACCAGTCGTTCGGGGCGCAGTGCATCAGCCTGGGCCGGGGCGCCGGCGTCTTCCAGTTCGGCAACAGGTCCGACGTCGCGGTCTGGTTCCACATCGGCGGTCGCCTCGGCGCGAAGATGAAGGAAGGCGTGTGCAAGGGCATCGTGAAGCACCTGGCCGACGAGGCGCACAAGCCCGGCGGGTACGGCCTGCACCGCATGAAGGGAGGCGCCGGCCGCCGCGAGGCGCTGGAGTCCATGCGGGCCGCGGCGCCGGTCGCCGAACGGGTTTCCTAG
- a CDS encoding GntR family transcriptional regulator: MRDEQRRSDKATRRTVEAVTPKESNRVRVHALLRSRITSLELPPGAPLSENELAAELDVSRTPVREALILLGEESLVDIFPKLGTFVSRISVDAVLEAQFMREALELAALREAVKRADDEDIAALRANLDAQRAAFEAADDDLFFEQDEAFHRRLMEASGHRTLWRTVTTAKAHLDRARRLSLPLPRRIEHLIDEHRAVVDALELRDAARAEQALRGHLQGVFDDIGTIQAERPELFVETGELPPPSRPRAHPGLRA, translated from the coding sequence ATGCGGGACGAGCAGCGACGAAGCGACAAGGCGACACGGCGCACGGTGGAGGCCGTGACACCCAAGGAGTCCAACCGGGTACGTGTGCACGCGCTGCTGCGCTCGCGCATCACGTCTCTCGAACTGCCGCCGGGCGCCCCGCTGTCGGAGAACGAACTCGCCGCGGAGCTCGACGTCAGCCGCACCCCGGTGCGCGAGGCGCTGATCCTGCTCGGCGAGGAGTCGCTGGTCGACATCTTCCCGAAGCTCGGTACGTTCGTCTCACGGATCAGCGTCGACGCCGTCCTCGAAGCGCAGTTCATGCGCGAGGCGCTCGAACTGGCCGCGCTGCGCGAGGCGGTGAAACGGGCCGACGACGAGGACATCGCGGCGCTGCGCGCGAACCTCGACGCGCAGCGCGCCGCGTTCGAGGCGGCGGACGACGATCTGTTCTTCGAGCAGGACGAGGCGTTCCACCGCCGACTGATGGAGGCCAGCGGCCACCGCACACTGTGGCGCACGGTCACCACGGCCAAGGCCCACCTCGACCGCGCCCGCCGGCTGAGCCTGCCGCTGCCGCGCCGCATCGAGCACCTCATCGACGAGCACCGGGCAGTGGTCGACGCCCTGGAACTGCGGGACGCGGCGCGGGCCGAGCAGGCCCTGCGCGGACACCTTCAGGGCGTGTTCGACGACATCGGCACCATCCAGGCCGAGCGCCCCGAACTCTTCGTGGAGACCGGGGAGTTGCCCCCGCCCAGCAGGCCCCGCGCTCACCCCGGCCTGCGCGCCTGA
- a CDS encoding TetR/AcrR family transcriptional regulator, with the protein MDRAAERPLRADARRNREKILAAAVRVFTEDGLDARLEHIAKVAGVGSATLYRNFPTREALIEAAYRNEVAQVCEAATELLAAHPPFEALRAWTRRFMDYASAKYGMADALRAMAAEGGNPYGHSRDMIEASIAELMDACRRAGAIRSDIPTGDIFAALAGIALTSAGPEQRAQAERLLDLTLDGLRRTD; encoded by the coding sequence ATGGACCGAGCCGCGGAGCGGCCGCTCAGGGCGGACGCGCGACGCAACAGGGAGAAGATTCTGGCCGCCGCGGTGCGTGTGTTCACCGAGGACGGCCTCGACGCGCGCCTCGAGCACATCGCCAAGGTCGCGGGCGTCGGCAGTGCGACGCTGTACCGCAACTTCCCGACCCGCGAGGCCCTCATCGAAGCGGCCTACCGCAACGAGGTGGCCCAGGTCTGCGAGGCCGCCACCGAGCTGCTCGCGGCGCACCCGCCGTTCGAGGCCCTGCGCGCGTGGACCCGCCGCTTCATGGACTACGCGAGTGCCAAGTACGGCATGGCCGACGCCCTGCGCGCCATGGCCGCCGAGGGCGGAAATCCTTACGGGCACAGCCGGGACATGATCGAGGCGTCCATCGCCGAGCTGATGGACGCCTGCAGGCGCGCCGGGGCGATCCGCTCCGACATCCCCACGGGTGACATCTTCGCCGCCCTCGCCGGGATCGCCCTCACCTCCGCCGGGCCCGAACAGCGCGCTCAGGCCGAGCGGCTCCTCGACCTCACCCTGGACGGGCTGAGGCGCACGGACTGA
- a CDS encoding SDR family oxidoreductase, which produces MSGIEGKVVAITGAGSGIGEATALLLAERGAKVVLGARRTERLEDLAGRIEKSGGQVAWIRTDVTVRQDLASLVELARSRFGRLDALVSNAGIGPISPLDDLRVEDWENMIDVNFKGVLYGVAAALPVFREQGSGHFVNVVSTAGLRIVPTQAVYAATKNAVRTLSEGLRQEAGESLRVTVVSPGMTRTEFTDHIAPEVKDRLASSMGDIGIPPESIAQAIAFAVEQPANVDVGDIVVRPTAQG; this is translated from the coding sequence ATGTCTGGAATCGAAGGCAAAGTCGTGGCGATCACGGGCGCCGGCAGCGGCATCGGCGAGGCCACGGCCCTGCTGCTCGCGGAGCGCGGCGCGAAGGTCGTCCTCGGGGCGCGCCGCACCGAGCGCCTGGAGGATCTGGCGGGCCGCATCGAGAAGTCGGGCGGCCAAGTCGCCTGGATCCGCACCGATGTGACGGTCCGCCAGGACCTCGCGTCGCTCGTGGAGTTGGCGCGCAGCCGCTTCGGCAGGCTCGACGCACTCGTGAGCAACGCCGGGATCGGACCGATCTCCCCACTGGACGACCTGCGCGTCGAGGACTGGGAGAACATGATCGACGTCAACTTCAAGGGCGTCCTGTACGGGGTCGCGGCCGCGCTGCCGGTCTTCCGGGAGCAGGGCTCGGGACACTTCGTCAACGTCGTCTCCACCGCCGGACTGCGGATCGTCCCGACGCAGGCGGTGTACGCGGCCACCAAGAACGCCGTGCGCACCCTCTCCGAAGGCCTGCGCCAGGAGGCCGGTGAAAGCCTGCGGGTCACGGTCGTCTCACCGGGCATGACCCGCACGGAGTTCACCGACCACATCGCGCCGGAGGTGAAGGACCGGCTCGCCTCGTCCATGGGCGACATCGGCATCCCGCCGGAGTCCATCGCGCAGGCCATCGCCTTCGCCGTCGAGCAGCCGGCCAACGTCGACGTCGGCGACATCGTGGTCCGGCCGACGGCGCAGGGGTAG
- a CDS encoding carbohydrate ABC transporter permease yields MSKSHVSKSHAKFGRSWWPAHILVWGYAVLLAVPLYYFVASSFKSNDAIFGSPLAPPASLGLDNFTTAFRTAGLGTAVVNSALVTVVALALTLGLAVPAAFALARSEGRAASVIEKVFSLGFLIPTFAALFPTFLLAAAAGLFHTRTFMVLLLPATALPLSVVILVQFMRTIPKEMEEAARMDGASTFAVLRHIYTPMCLPGIATVLLLNFLSFWNEYLYSLVLIGPDPDLRTVQVALPTLKSVTGTDYGVLTAGTVLTLVPVWLVYTVLQKRMQTALVSGAVKM; encoded by the coding sequence ATGAGCAAGAGTCATGTGAGCAAGAGTCATGCGAAGTTCGGCCGGTCGTGGTGGCCCGCGCACATCCTGGTGTGGGGGTACGCGGTGTTGCTCGCGGTGCCGCTGTACTACTTCGTCGCGTCCTCGTTCAAGTCCAATGACGCGATCTTCGGCAGCCCGTTGGCGCCGCCGGCCTCGCTCGGCCTCGACAACTTCACGACGGCCTTCCGGACCGCGGGCCTCGGCACCGCGGTGGTGAACTCCGCGCTGGTGACCGTGGTGGCCCTGGCGTTGACGCTCGGGCTCGCGGTTCCGGCGGCGTTCGCGCTCGCCCGTTCCGAGGGCCGGGCGGCGTCGGTGATCGAGAAGGTGTTCTCGCTCGGGTTCCTGATCCCGACGTTCGCCGCCCTGTTCCCCACGTTCCTGCTGGCGGCCGCCGCGGGCCTGTTCCACACCCGTACGTTCATGGTGCTGCTGCTCCCGGCGACCGCGCTGCCGCTGTCGGTGGTGATCCTGGTGCAGTTCATGCGAACCATCCCGAAGGAGATGGAGGAGGCAGCGCGGATGGACGGCGCCTCCACCTTCGCGGTACTGCGCCACATCTATACGCCGATGTGTCTGCCCGGCATCGCCACGGTGCTGCTCCTCAACTTCCTGAGTTTCTGGAACGAGTACCTGTACTCTCTCGTCCTCATCGGCCCCGACCCGGACCTGCGCACGGTCCAAGTCGCCCTGCCCACCCTGAAGTCGGTGACCGGCACGGACTACGGTGTGCTGACGGCGGGCACCGTGCTCACCCTCGTCCCGGTGTGGCTCGTGTACACGGTGCTTCAGAAGAGGATGCAGACGGCCCTGGTCAGTGGCGCGGTGAAGATGTGA
- a CDS encoding GNAT family N-acetyltransferase, with protein sequence MDELVLNSWPPEPIRTERLVLRGSEARDRAAFVELLASPEVHTYLGGPRPRDVLERELPAVPERWPGSFVVELDGAMIGQLLLRRAPMHQRPAAAGKADLGYLFLPGAWGSGYASEACAAALAWLDGVLPGEPVVLTTQTANTGSMRLAAKLGFAEVERFEAWDAEQWLGMRPPVTASD encoded by the coding sequence ATGGACGAACTGGTGCTCAACAGCTGGCCGCCGGAGCCGATCAGGACCGAGAGGCTCGTGCTCCGTGGGTCCGAGGCCCGGGACCGGGCGGCGTTCGTCGAGTTGCTCGCCTCGCCGGAGGTGCACACGTACCTCGGTGGCCCCCGGCCACGTGACGTGCTCGAGCGTGAGCTGCCCGCGGTGCCCGAGCGGTGGCCCGGGAGCTTCGTCGTCGAGCTCGATGGGGCGATGATCGGCCAGCTCCTGCTCCGGAGGGCGCCGATGCATCAACGCCCGGCCGCCGCGGGCAAGGCCGACCTCGGCTATCTGTTCCTGCCGGGGGCCTGGGGGTCCGGGTACGCGTCCGAAGCGTGCGCGGCGGCGCTCGCCTGGCTAGACGGCGTCCTCCCCGGAGAACCGGTGGTGCTCACCACCCAGACCGCCAACACCGGCTCGATGCGTCTCGCGGCCAAGCTGGGCTTCGCCGAGGTCGAGCGGTTCGAGGCCTGGGACGCCGAGCAGTGGCTCGGCATGCGGCCCCCGGTCACGGCGTCCGACTGA